Part of the Thermoplasmata archaeon genome is shown below.
ACCCCAGGACGATCAGAGTCCGAGCGGTCCGAACGCGGTCGGTCGCGAGGAAGTACGCACCGATCAGGACCGCGACACCGCCGAGTGCGGCGATTCCGCCGAAAACCCGGGACAGAAGGAGGAGGGCGGGCTGCGGACCGACCCAGCTCACCAGCAACTCGAAGAAATGGTCCACCCCCGCGACCCCGGAGTACCCGACGACCAGGAGAAGGACTGCCGCGGCGGCCGCGATGAACGCGGCCTGCGTGTTCACCTTCATTGCTCACCGCTTCGCGACGAGGGCCTTCATCGCCTCGAGGTTCTTCGGGTGGGCGTCGAAGTATCGGTGGATGGGTGCGAGCTCCGCGTTCAGGGCTGCGGCCACACCGCCCTTCAAGTCTTTGGGGTGCAGGTCGCCCTTTGCATACGCGCCCGCAAGCTCCGCGTACGACCGGAACGTGACGTCGCCTCCGAACTTGGCCTCGCGCGCAGTGGTCAAGGAGCCGCGGCGGGGAAACAGGATGAGCTTCGCAATCCCCAGGACGGGATTGTCCTCGGCCTCCTTGGGCGGACAGAACGCCTTCCCGATCTTCCGCTCCACCTCGGACGGCGGGTCGTTGATCAGGATGGACGCGTCGGGCTTCGACTTGGACATCTTCCCCGCGACCGGGTCCATCCGTCCGCCGCCCTCGAGGCCCGGGAGGAGGGGCGTGTGCAGCGCGACGACCTGCTTCCAGCCCAGCCTCGGCGCGACGTCCCGGTAGAGCATGTGGGCGTGCCGCTGATCCATCCCGCCGTACGCCAGGTCGAGGTCCATCCAAGCGATGTCCGCGACCTGCATGGCGGGGTAGATGAGCTTGGACGCGTCGAGGTCGGCCTCCTCCTCCCTGCGGCCCATGACCGTGAGCGCGCGCCGGATGCGCGCGACGGTCGAGGCCTTGGAGACAGAGATGACCTTCTGCCAGTACTCGGGGTGGGTCACGAATTCGTTCGCGTAGAGGAACTCGACCGCGTCCGGGACACCGAGGGCCCGGAACCCGTCTCGGAAGTACTCCGCGCAGACGCGGATGGCCTCGAGGCTGCCACCGAGCTTGTCGTTGATGTACGCGTGCCAGTCCGCGAGGAAGATGATTGCGTGGAAGCCGGCCCGGACTAGATCCGCGATCTTCTGGCCCACGATGAATCCCGTGCCGACGTGCATGAGGCCGGACGGCTCGAGCCCGACGTAGGCGCGGGGGGCCCCGCCGCGGTCCAGGAGGGAGCGCAGCTCCTCGCGGGTCACGACTTCCTCGGTCCCGCGTAGGACGAGCTCGAGCCGATCCTCGACCGCCATGGCGGCACGGAACCGGGGCGCGCAGGATAAAGCTTTCAGCGGGAACGCCGACGCGCGGCCTTCTCCTTGAGGTTCTTGGCGGCCCGCTCTGTGGCTCCCGCCAACTTCTCGACGGCGGGCGTGACCGCGCTCGCGGCCCTGTCGGCGGCTTCCTTGGTCACTTGGACCGCCTTGTCCGCCGCGGGCTTCACGGACCGGGCGAAGTCCCTCCCCGCGCGGCCCAGATCGTCGGCCACGGGTTTCAGGGCGCGGGCGGTCTCCTCCACCGCGGGACGGATCGTCTTCACGGTCTTGTCCACGGTGGGCTGGATCGCCTTCGCGGCGCGGTCGAGGGCTTGGCTCGTCGTGCTGGCGAGGTCTTTGGTCACGCGGCCGAGGGTCTTCACCACATGGTCCACGGGGTTGACCACGGCGGCGCACTGTGTGCAGTACGTGGCCCCCTCGGGGAGCGTGGCACCGCATTGAGGACAGAACATGGGACTCACGCGTGGAGGCTATGCACCGGTCCTATAACCCCTTTGTTGCGCGCCGGTCGAAGGAGGACATCCCGGTCTCACTTGAGCGCCTGGAGGGCCTCGCCGAACTTGTTGGCGTGGGCGTGTTCCGCCTTGGTCAGGATGTCGAAGTACTTCGCGAGCTCCTCGAAGCCTTCCTCCCGGGCAACCTTCGCGAACGTGGGGTACATGGTCGTGTACTCGTAGGTCTCGCC
Proteins encoded:
- a CDS encoding tyrosine--tRNA ligase; amino-acid sequence: MAVEDRLELVLRGTEEVVTREELRSLLDRGGAPRAYVGLEPSGLMHVGTGFIVGQKIADLVRAGFHAIIFLADWHAYINDKLGGSLEAIRVCAEYFRDGFRALGVPDAVEFLYANEFVTHPEYWQKVISVSKASTVARIRRALTVMGRREEEADLDASKLIYPAMQVADIAWMDLDLAYGGMDQRHAHMLYRDVAPRLGWKQVVALHTPLLPGLEGGGRMDPVAGKMSKSKPDASILINDPPSEVERKIGKAFCPPKEAEDNPVLGIAKLILFPRRGSLTTAREAKFGGDVTFRSYAELAGAYAKGDLHPKDLKGGVAAALNAELAPIHRYFDAHPKNLEAMKALVAKR
- a CDS encoding zinc-ribbon domain-containing protein; its protein translation is MSPMFCPQCGATLPEGATYCTQCAAVVNPVDHVVKTLGRVTKDLASTTSQALDRAAKAIQPTVDKTVKTIRPAVEETARALKPVADDLGRAGRDFARSVKPAADKAVQVTKEAADRAASAVTPAVEKLAGATERAAKNLKEKAARRRSR